One Sulfurimonas hongkongensis DNA window includes the following coding sequences:
- a CDS encoding glutathionylspermidine synthase family protein, with the protein MISLKNIDSLSDDNLEELGFSWHTDSDTTKYINNQLVNVTQDEAEAYYEAGNEIYDMFVEAAEYVIENDLFFELGIPFNLIEMIKKSWENDVHWHIYGRFDLAGGLDGEPIKLIEFNADTPTALFETALLQWALLKENSMNEDKQFNNVYDAIKENFKRLITLDEDTELFNERYDGWKILFSSVEGDNEEEATTRLLQQMATDAGFNTSFEYLNNVRFDEEGVFDADENQYEYWFKLYPWEDIGSSEPELATTLNSIMQNQKAIILNPAYTLLFQSKGIMKIMYDLFVDSPYLLQTSFEPLDGVKQVEKTVFGREGANTKIIDANGKVLEQTDGEYGNYKKVYQEYVEFNKDSDGAKYQAGLFFAYESCGLSFRKGSEILNNMSKFVGHVIK; encoded by the coding sequence ATGATAAGTCTAAAAAATATAGATAGTTTGAGTGATGATAACTTAGAAGAGTTGGGTTTTTCGTGGCACACTGATAGCGATACAACGAAATACATAAACAACCAACTTGTAAATGTAACCCAAGATGAAGCTGAGGCTTATTATGAGGCAGGAAATGAGATATATGACATGTTTGTTGAGGCAGCAGAGTATGTGATAGAAAATGATCTTTTTTTTGAGCTTGGCATCCCATTTAATCTAATTGAGATGATAAAAAAAAGTTGGGAAAATGATGTTCATTGGCATATATATGGTCGTTTTGATCTAGCCGGTGGACTTGATGGTGAACCTATAAAACTTATAGAGTTTAATGCCGACACTCCAACTGCACTCTTTGAGACCGCCCTGCTTCAATGGGCTTTGTTAAAAGAAAACAGTATGAATGAAGATAAGCAGTTTAACAATGTTTATGATGCTATAAAAGAGAACTTTAAAAGACTCATAACTCTAGATGAAGATACAGAACTTTTTAATGAGAGATATGATGGTTGGAAGATACTCTTCTCAAGCGTAGAGGGAGATAATGAGGAAGAAGCTACAACAAGACTACTTCAGCAGATGGCAACTGATGCGGGGTTTAATACAAGTTTTGAGTATTTAAACAATGTTAGGTTTGATGAAGAGGGTGTCTTTGATGCAGATGAAAACCAATATGAATATTGGTTTAAACTCTATCCTTGGGAAGATATCGGTAGTAGCGAGCCAGAACTTGCCACTACACTAAACTCTATCATGCAAAACCAAAAGGCCATCATCTTAAATCCCGCATATACACTTTTGTTCCAGTCAAAGGGAATAATGAAGATTATGTATGACCTATTTGTTGATAGTCCTTACTTACTTCAAACATCGTTTGAGCCACTAGATGGAGTTAAACAAGTTGAAAAAACTGTCTTTGGCAGAGAGGGAGCTAACACTAAAATCATAGATGCTAATGGTAAAGTGCTAGAGCAAACTGATGGAGAGTACGGTAACTATAAAAAAGTCTATCAAGAGTATGTTGAGTTTAACAAAGACTCAGATGGAGCAAAATATCAAGCAGGTCTCTTTTTTGCATATGAATCCTGCGGGCTTAGCTTTAGAAAAGGCTCAGAAATTCTGAACAATATGAGTAAATTTGTAGGACATGTTATAAAGTGA
- a CDS encoding ComEA family DNA-binding protein has product MKILAMVILGFSMLFAAVDINIANKDELTTLKGIGASKAEMIVKHRKTKCFKNVDELIEVKGIGEKTIEKNRKNLTASKCKK; this is encoded by the coding sequence ATGAAAATTTTGGCTATGGTTATTTTGGGGTTTAGTATGTTGTTTGCTGCGGTAGATATTAATATAGCAAACAAAGATGAGTTAACTACTTTAAAAGGCATTGGTGCTAGCAAAGCTGAGATGATTGTAAAACATAGAAAAACAAAGTGTTTTAAAAATGTTGATGAACTTATAGAGGTTAAGGGAATTGGCGAGAAAACTATAGAGAAAAATAGAAAAAATCTCACTGCAAGTAAGTGTAAAAAGTAG